The Chitinophaga sp. H8 region GGTGCTTTATTGCGCTACTAAATACGCAAATTTTTGTAAAAAAAATACAAATGCGATTTTTGCAAGTATATAAAAGTAGGTTGAAAATAAAAAATAAGGCTACTTTTCTAATGTTGCAATTTTTTGTAATGTAATGAAATTAGCGGGTATGGAGCTTATTTACGTATATTCATACTTAGAGGGGCTTTTATAAAAAATAAATAAAATGGATATAGTTATTATAGGCGCTGGCAATATTGCACATTGTTTTGGTCACCTGCTGAAGCTGCATGGACATCAGGTGGTGCAGGTGATTAGCCGTAACAGGGAGCATGCGAAGGAGCTGGGTGAAATACTGAATGTACCGTATACGGACGATATGACGGATATCCATATGGATGCAGATGCCTACCTGCTGGCGGTAAGTGACGCGGCATTGCCAGAGCTGAACGACCAGCTGCGGTTGGGAAAAAGGATTGTAGCACATACTTCGGGGGCCGTATCGCTGGACGCGATTTCCCGGATCTCGACCCATACAGGTGTCTTATATCCCCTGCAATCTATCCGTAAAGAGATTAAAACGTACCCACCTATACCTATTATAATGGAGGCCAGCAATGATGAGGTACTCCGCCGGCTGCAGGCATTGGCCCAGAGTATTGCCTCCCGTATTGAGGTAATGCCATCGGCCCAACGGCTCCGCCTACACCTGACTGCCGTGTTGTGTAATAATTTTACCAACCACCTGATTGCCAGGGCCAAAGCGTATTGTGAGCAACAATCGCTGGACTTTACCCTGTTGCAGCCCATTATTAAGGAAACCTTTGACCGGTTGGAGAAATATCCGCCCCAGGCGGTGCAAACAGGCCCCGCACTCCGGCAGGACGAGATTACAATGGCTCTGCACCGCTCCCTACTGGAAGGGGACGACCAGCTACAGCTGGTGTATCAGGTATTGTCCGACAGTATTTACCAGTTTCATGCCGGTCAGCGCTAACTGCCAGGGGGGACGCTATTCATATAATATATATTATATGGCAGGCCCCCGTTTGTAATAACCTTGGTGAAGTGGCTTTTAAAAAATATTTTTGCGGTCTGTTTTAAATGATGGGCATGTATAATATTACATTTAAGTTTGAGCAGCAGGGATTGGAAGAAGTAACCGTTAAAAATGCACCGGAGGGAGACTCGATCCTGGAAGTAGCACTTAAGCACAACATCCGCCTGCATCATAATTGCGGTGGGGTATGTGCCTGCAGTACCTGTCATATTTATATAGATAGCGGGGAGGAACTGGTAGAAGAGATTACAGACCGGGAGGAGGACTTTATAGACCGGGCGCGTAATCCGCGGTTAAATTCACGTTTAAGCTGTCAGTGTATTTTACAGGAAAGTGGTGGACAGGTGCTGGTAACTATTCCGGATCAGACGTTGATCCATGGGGAATAGGTAATTAATAAATCCATAATTAATCATATTATGCTGCATTTTGAACCCCCCATTCACTGGAAAGACTATGAAGATATAGCGATTAAGCTGTATGAACGTTTCGGCGCAGAATTTACAGAGAGTAAGATCTACCGTATCCGTTTTACCGACCTGCTGGAATGGGTATTGCAGTTGCCGAATTTTGAGGGCAAACGGGAAGAATGCAATGAAGGGCATCTGGAAATGATTCAGAGTACCTGGGTATATGAATGGCGGGATAGTCAGAAATAGCTGCTTATAAAAATCAAGGATCAAATGAATGTACTTTCGCTGTTTAAGCCGGTTAAAACTTTTGTATTGGATGTGGATGGTGTGCTTACGGACGGTACAGTGCAGTTATTGCCAGGCGGGGAGTTATCGCGCAGGATGAATATTAAGGATGGGTATGCGTTGCAGCTGGCAGTGAAGATGGGCTACCGGGTGGTAATCATTTCAGGGGGCAAGTCGGAGAGCGTTGTAAGCCGGTTGCAGGGATTAGGCATCCGTGATATTTACACCGGCGTACATGATAAGAAGGAAAAGCTGGAAGATTATGTGCTGGAGCATGGTTTACAATGGGAGGAAATCCTGTTTATGGGAGATGATATCCCGGATTACCGGCCTATGCAAATGGTAGGACTGGCGGTATGTCCGGCAGATGCGGTACCGGAAATTAAAAGTATTTGCAGATACATTTCTCCTGTGGGAGGAGGTCAGGGCTGTGTACGGGAAGTAATAGAAAAAGTACTGAAGCTCAATGATCACTGGATGATGGACGACAGTGTGCGGAGCATATAGTCGTAGTACATTTACCGCAATTTTGAAACCATGAAGCTTTTACCAGCATTTTTCAGACTAATAAGATATCCTAATCTTATATATATAGCACTTACCCAGTTTTTATTGCAATACTGTGTAGTGGCACCGGTATTGGTGAAAAGCGGCGAGGTCCCTTCCTTATCCGGTGGCGAGTTTTTTTTACTATCATTATCCACCATATTAATTGCAGCCGGTGGATATATTATCAATGACTACTTCGATATCAACATTGATATTATTAACAAGCCGGATAAAATGGTGGTAGATAAGATTATCAGCCGCCGCTGGGCGATGGCCTGGCATACCATTTTTAATATGGCAGGTGTTTCCCTTGGATTTATTGTAGCCTGGAAAACCGGACAGATATACCTGGGATTAACACAGGTGATCAGTTCCCTTTTGTTGTGGTTTTATTCCACTTCCTTTAAGCGGCAGGTATTGATCGGTAATGTGGTGATATCCTTACTGACGGCGCTTTCTGTGGTGGTGGTAGGTTTTTATGAAAAACAGATCTATGAAAGCTTTGAGGCTATTATGTCTCCGGTGGGCCGTAAGCTGATCCAGATAATAGGTATTTATGCCTTATTTGCTTTTATCATCTCTATGGTACGGGAAGTGGTAAAAGACCTGGAAGACATGATAGGGGACAGCAAGGATGGTTGCCGGACCATTCCCATCGTATGGGGCATGCAGCCAGCTAAACGGTTATGTGATGGGTTGTTCCTGGCATTACAATTATTGTTGGTGATGGTGGAGCTCCGGGTATGGATCTTAGGTTGGTGGATCGCCATTGTATACCTGCTGGTATTTGTACAATTGCCTTGCATATATGCCTGGGTGTTATTAAGAAAAGCGCATCTGCCTGCCCATTATCATAAAGTAAGCTCCCTGGTAAAATGGGTGATGCTCACTGGTATTTTATCAATGATATTCTTTAAACTTTTTCTTTGATGTATAAGGGTAAACGGGTGATCCTGGCTTCTCAGTCGCCCAGGCGTAAACAATTACTGGAACAGGCAGGTGTTGCATTTGAAGTAAAGGTGGTAGCAACGGAAGAAACTTTCCCGGAGGGCATGCCAGTTGCAGAGGTACCTGTACATATTGCCCGTCAGAAGGCGGCAGCAGTAGCCACATTATGCACTTCGGAAGATATTGTGCTTACAGCAGATACGGTAGTGGTACTGGATGAGACCATTATAGGAAAACCAGTTGACCGGGAAGATGCTATCCGTATATTAACGGCATTAAGCGGGCGCACGCACCAGGTGATCACCGGTGTAGTGATCAGACAAGGCACATCAGAACAAGCCTTTTCCAAAACCACTGCCGTACATTTTAAACCACTCACACAAGAGCAGATCATTTATTACATAGATACTTATCAACCCTTTGATAAAGCTGGTGCTTATGCCATCCAGGAATGGATAGGCGCCGTAGGCATTGATGGCATCAATGGTTGTTTTTATAACGTGATGGGACTTCCGGTAAGTAAGGTGCTGGAAGTATTGGAAACGATGTAAAAAAAGAACGGCGCAAATAAATTGCGCCGTGAGATTGGTTGGTTGAGCGTAAAACGCAAATATTATTCCAGCACCAGGATGTTTACATCTTTGTTGGTAAGCCAGTCTGCTTCTTTTAATTTCTCCAGGTTAATGACCCCTACTATATAACGCCAGGTAGGAGATTCATACTTTTCAGAGATGCTGTAAAACTCGGAGAGTTCCACATGTTCCGGGTTTTTATACCGCAGGTATATTTTTAACTGTA contains the following coding sequences:
- a CDS encoding geranylgeranylglycerol-phosphate geranylgeranyltransferase, which encodes MKLLPAFFRLIRYPNLIYIALTQFLLQYCVVAPVLVKSGEVPSLSGGEFFLLSLSTILIAAGGYIINDYFDINIDIINKPDKMVVDKIISRRWAMAWHTIFNMAGVSLGFIVAWKTGQIYLGLTQVISSLLLWFYSTSFKRQVLIGNVVISLLTALSVVVVGFYEKQIYESFEAIMSPVGRKLIQIIGIYALFAFIISMVREVVKDLEDMIGDSKDGCRTIPIVWGMQPAKRLCDGLFLALQLLLVMVELRVWILGWWIAIVYLLVFVQLPCIYAWVLLRKAHLPAHYHKVSSLVKWVMLTGILSMIFFKLFL
- a CDS encoding Maf family protein gives rise to the protein MYKGKRVILASQSPRRKQLLEQAGVAFEVKVVATEETFPEGMPVAEVPVHIARQKAAAVATLCTSEDIVLTADTVVVLDETIIGKPVDREDAIRILTALSGRTHQVITGVVIRQGTSEQAFSKTTAVHFKPLTQEQIIYYIDTYQPFDKAGAYAIQEWIGAVGIDGINGCFYNVMGLPVSKVLEVLETM
- a CDS encoding Rossmann-like and DUF2520 domain-containing protein; this translates as MDIVIIGAGNIAHCFGHLLKLHGHQVVQVISRNREHAKELGEILNVPYTDDMTDIHMDADAYLLAVSDAALPELNDQLRLGKRIVAHTSGAVSLDAISRISTHTGVLYPLQSIRKEIKTYPPIPIIMEASNDEVLRRLQALAQSIASRIEVMPSAQRLRLHLTAVLCNNFTNHLIARAKAYCEQQSLDFTLLQPIIKETFDRLEKYPPQAVQTGPALRQDEITMALHRSLLEGDDQLQLVYQVLSDSIYQFHAGQR
- the iscX gene encoding Fe-S cluster assembly protein IscX, with the translated sequence MLHFEPPIHWKDYEDIAIKLYERFGAEFTESKIYRIRFTDLLEWVLQLPNFEGKREECNEGHLEMIQSTWVYEWRDSQK
- a CDS encoding KdsC family phosphatase — encoded protein: MNVLSLFKPVKTFVLDVDGVLTDGTVQLLPGGELSRRMNIKDGYALQLAVKMGYRVVIISGGKSESVVSRLQGLGIRDIYTGVHDKKEKLEDYVLEHGLQWEEILFMGDDIPDYRPMQMVGLAVCPADAVPEIKSICRYISPVGGGQGCVREVIEKVLKLNDHWMMDDSVRSI
- a CDS encoding 2Fe-2S iron-sulfur cluster-binding protein; amino-acid sequence: MYNITFKFEQQGLEEVTVKNAPEGDSILEVALKHNIRLHHNCGGVCACSTCHIYIDSGEELVEEITDREEDFIDRARNPRLNSRLSCQCILQESGGQVLVTIPDQTLIHGE